A window of Anas acuta chromosome 5, bAnaAcu1.1, whole genome shotgun sequence genomic DNA:
CtctatgattttaaaataggaatCAGACATTTACAAACAAGTTTCAAATCAGGGCTCAGCACAATGCAGTCTTTTCTGTGTCTTGTTTTTTATTACTCCTTCTGAAGTGATAGAAGACGAGTGGAGAAAGTTTTCCAAGAGGTGATTCACAGAAAATCcatgaaagcaaaaatcaaaGCTTAAGGAAAATCCTGTGCCTCTGGTTCTGTTCTGTATCACTGGATGCTGCATACAGCAAGCAAAGCTTATCTGATAGATTATGCATACCGTCACAGGTACCCAATTTGGACTGTTTATATTGTTGCTTTTCAGCTTCAGAACTGCAAGTCACTAACTAGTTCTCTCCCCACAAAACCCCCTTCACAGCTTTAAATGGATATTGCAAAACTACTGGAATTCAGTAGTGTTGGTAAGCCCTATTTTCTCTCACAATGTGCTGTCCCGGCCCTTAAAGTGCATATGCCGATTTGGTTCAAGTTTTATGATTTGGAATGTTCCACAGTACCTCCTCAAAAACAGCTTCCGTTTAATTGTGCCTTCCCCAGACAATTTTGAGTCtgaaaaaaagcatctgttcTGAATCTATTATTTATGCTAAATACAGTAATATCTGACTTATTTCATTCTGGAGTCTGGATGTGCTGTAGGTCAGATAATCCTTACCTAACTTAATCTCCTATAAAGGGCAGTGGAAGTTTTTGACACAGGAAGATATGGCTGGCCTAAGAATTACGGAAAAGAAATCATGGGATGTTTTCCCTAAGACTACATGGGACCCAACATGTTCATTGTGAACCCCAGAATGTCTATTTAAGATCTTAAATGTTGCTTCAAATGCACACGGGTGAAAGCTGTAATTAAGGGAGAAAATGCAGCACCAATAACATATTAGAAGTCAGCAATTTTGAATTGTCAGAACTGTAACAACTGAGTATCTTATTATTTTTGCCTTCCTCGCATACCCTGAATTACTTCAATACTGACAAAGTGCATGTACTAACCATTGCCTCTCAATGTTAAACTAACCAGGCAAAAAGATGTAAGCTATAAGATATAGGTTGGTATTTCTTGAGAACGTCTATAGAAAAGAGtgatttcaaataattttgattaTAAAATTTTACTTCACAATCCTTTTGCAGATCACAGATATTCATAATTAAAAGAGTATGGAATTAATGTAATGTTAGCTGTTTTGCCATCAGCAtcacataaaggaaaaaataaaaaataaaaacaaacaaacaaaaaacaataaaatatgatGCAGAATTCACTCTTCCAATGATTGTCATTGAACTATTACATTAGTAAACATTCACAGTATGAAGTCTCTTTCAATATATCTCCAGCATATAAAGTAGTGCAAAAAAGCATTCCAGTCATTTTGCCTTTGCAGTCAGACCAGGTTAAATGATTCTCTTACTTCATTTCTTCCATTATTAGACAACAAATGCTGCAATGCCTCCAAAGAgagttataaaaataaacaatttctgGAGGTTCAGCAGCcttttcaaagtaaatttccagttaaaaacaagcattatagatttcaagaaaaaaatttagAACTATCTTCTGTAGAGTATCTTTTTAcaataaatttgaaaaagaatgaCAATGGTATCCAATGATTGATGGTAGCTGCTATTAAAGCACtgataaatagataaatgacTACCAAACTTCATTGCTTCTTACATAGTAAATACCTCTGAATGCCAACTTTTACCACAGAGCTGTTATTAGTGATGTCGACAGTTCATGCACCCACTTTAAAACTGACTTGGTTTTAATAAATTTTTCAGCCTCATGTGCAAAACACTTGcattctaataaaaatatagtcAAGTTATATCAGACCTAGCAATCCCTTCCTCAAGTTATATCACTTACTTGATATGTTATACAAGTTTAgcaatgctttttatttgtatttaaccATTAAATGGCATACTACTGTATGCTGTGGACTTCTGTTtgcatatttcattattttcactgCACTCTTtaatgcataaatatatttggaaaCGTTCAAAATTACACATCAGTTTCCACAGAATTTGAATTTacacagtttttcttctctgactcACTGCTATTCCCCGTGtcctgactttttttctcctttacacAGAGAGATTCTTTAACTCCTTCTTCCATCTCCAAATATTCTGATTTATCCTCTGTGGATGAAGATGATGCACTTCTAAATTTCTTCAGTAAATTTGTTGGGAGGTAAGGGCAACTGACTGCATTTTGCATCAGCTGCGTTTGTTCTTCATTCTCAGTCTCTCTGTGGTAGAAATAGTTAAAATTGGAGACAATCACTGGCACTGGTAAAGCAATGGTTAACACTCCCGCGATGGCACACAGCGACCCAACAATTTTCCCACCCACAGTTATGGGTTTCATGTCCCCATAACCAACTGTAGTCATGGTCACTACAGCCCACCAAAAGGCATCTGGGATGCTTTGAAAATGGGTGGCAGGCTCATCAGCTTCTGcgaagtaaacagcactggaaaacaaaattactccaatgaaaagaaaaaaaatgaggaggCCAAGTTCCCTCATGCTGGCCCTGAGTGTGTGACCCAGGATCTGCAAACCCTTGGAGTGCCTGGAGAGCTTGAAGATGCGAAACACCCTGACCAGACGGATGATCCTCAGGATGGCAAAAGACATGGCCTGTTGACCATTActgccctgctcctgtgccAAGTCAGTGCCCAGAGTAATGAAGTAAGGCAAGATGGAGACAATGTCTATGATGTTCATGATGTTCTTGAAGAAGTGTGCTTTGCTTGGACATGCAAAGCAGCGCACTGTAAACTCAAAGGAGAACCAAATGATGCATACTGTCTCTACAATGAAAAAAGGGTCATTGAAGATGGTGTGCTCCCCAGCATCCAGGTGAAGTGACTCATTGGAAAGCCCCTTCCCTAAGCTCAGGGACATCACAAATTCCTTATCGTCTCTGAACTCTGGCAAAGTCTCCAGACAAAAGATGACGATGGAGATCAAGATGACCAAGACAGAAACAATGGCAATGCCTCTGGCTGGACTGGAGCTCTCCGGGTACTCAAACAGTAGCCAGACCTGCCTCTTAAACTCATTCTCCGGCAAAGCTTTGTCCTCTTCCTCTTTGACAAACCCTTCATCCTCCCTAAACTTGAGCATGGCCTCCTCCCCAAGTTGGTAGAATTTCACCTCCTCACTGAAGATGTCAAAAGGTACATTGACTGGCCTCTTCAGCCGACCACCACTCTGGTAGTAGTAGAGTATGGCATCAAAGCTTGGCCGGTTCCTATCAAAGAAGTATTCATTTCTGAGAGGGTCAAAGTATCTGCCTCGCTTCGCTGGATCACCCAACAACGTTTCCGGGAATTGAGCTAACGTCTTGAGTTGAGTTTCAAACCGCAGTCCTGACACGTTGATTACCACACGCTCACAACACTCGTACTCACTGTAGCGAACAGAGCTGTAACCCCCAGGGCCTCCACCATCATCAGGTGGCTGGTCTGAATATGAGAACTCATCCTCCCCATAGTCAGCACCGTAGTAcagctttccttcttcctcatcgtcttcatcctcatcttcatcctcctcttcctcctcactcAAGTCCTTCAGTATTCTCTCTTCAGAACCactcagaggcagcagctcagaaCAGGGGAAGGAGGCCCCACACTCCCTACTTCCCAAGTGGTGactcctctttttccctttcttccatcTCTTACCACTCTGGCGGTTGGGCAGGCTGCTGCGTGATGCATTCCCACCGTGAGAAGAGGATGCACCTCGACTCTGTTCCTGATGGTAGTGGTGATACGGTCCACCTCCACCTGTTGCCCCTGCTTCTACTGCTGCCGTTGCTGCTGCTacggctgcagctgctgcagctcttgaCTGTGCCAGCCGCTCCCTCTCTCGGGCCCGAGCTTGGACTGCATATCCATAGGGCATGTGGCTGTTGCACCCAGAGCTATCTGCACTCACCATTGCAACCTCCATTTTtcaactgctttcttttttttttttatcacttaaTACGAAAGCTTTTCTTTACAGTGCAAACTTAACTTTCAGCATAGGAAGTTCAAAGCCATTTGCATTTGGAGGACAGTGCACTGGACACAGCACAGGGCAATACAGTTATAATGCTGAATCTATGTTCTGCAAAACCACAGATCTGCATTTTCTTATTGTCCAAAACGTTTGACACAAACTACTGTTTTGCTAATACGAAAAGATGAAACTCTCAAAATTGGAGCAGGGAACAGCTGAGGCCTTGTCCTTTCATCCACTAAGtccctttgctttcatttatctCCCGTGACTACCACAGATCTGATCAGATTCATGACCACCTTcgtgaagaaaaatacatgcatatCAAAGGGTACCTGCTCTGCACAGATGTTTTTAGTTCATCGTCACAACCAAATGCGAATAGTGTCTTTCCTCATAATTTGTTCCTGGTAATGCTTTGGCCTAGAATTcttattattgtttattatcATTACGTGGGGAGTTGAAATTAATTCCAGCCATCACTCTATTTACACAGTGAGAAGGTCTTTGCAAATCCTTTCTTCAGCCTGTCAACGTCTCAAACCtgggagcagcacccagggcGTCAGCAGCAGTGgtaagaggaggaggaggaggaggaggagatgaagaCTGAGAAACTGGCTCTGAGGTCCCCATAGGACAAAAGGGAGTGGATGGGTCACCCTTTGGTTATGGTCATGCAGAAGAAGCACTTAACCTGAGgcacatgcacaaacacacaaaaataaacaaaacaaaaagggaaaagattGGATTGTTTTCCTAAAAGGTCACACTGATCAAATGAAACTGTGTCATCTATTACCACGGCATTCTAATCTTCCCCTACCCACACTATTCACACTTCTACATTACACACACACCCACATCACATGCACAGAGATTTTGAACCACTCTGTTGGTAGGGATGTGGGTGGGtatgtcatatatatatagacaGAGTTACAAAATCCCCACCCATATAAGCACTTGCATccatacacaaacacatgcttCTGAAACACCAATACATATAAACACTAATAAAATTACTGCAATACACAATGCATTCAGATCTTTGAGTACATACATAATACATACACCTACATGTATCTAcatgaaatattgaaataaatgtgtCTATACAAAGAGCTTttcatatatttgtaaaaacacaAGATGCAAGAATGTTACATTTTAATCTATAACTGAATTGTGTTTCAACCATAACGAACATCTCACTGAATTTGATTTGGATACGGGCACGTACAGTGTTCACTCAAGCAAAAACACTGTGATATGGTGTGTCAAACACAACTGCAGGTGCACTGAAGCAACATCTACATGCAAACGCACACaaaaatacacatgcacacaccccTTTGAAACAGAACCCTCATTTATAGCTGTACCTATTAATATATGATAAAAGGTGGCTATGGACTATTAAGAGacaatgctatttttaaaatcatacctATATGTCATGCAAAAAAGAGGTCTTTAAATTGCTGTTATACTTACTGTTTGTAGGCAGAGAAATAGCAATGCTGCTCTTGCTAGTGTAAGGATCTGGTGCCAGTGGTCCTGAGGAGGGGGCTGTGCCAACTGATCTACACCTGCAGGCGTGTAAGGTCAGTCAGCACCACAGGTTGATgagttatttttctgccttctttccGGGTGCAACAAGAGTGCCAAGAATGAGCCAGGGAGGCAGCTTAAGCTGGGGGCATTCTGCACAGCTACAGACACCGCTTCTCACCGAGGCATTTGCAGAAAGGCAACAAGCAAGAGtcttttccaaaaggaaaaaaaaaatgaaagacgTGAgcgtgtttgtgtgtgtgagagagaaggAATGAATGGATGAGTGTGATCACTAGGCTTTCCGAGCCCAGCTTTTGCTGTAGATTTGTAAATCAACGTTAAATAATCCGTGTACAGAGCCTGTTTCCACTGATGGGAGGATGAGTGTCGCTCCTTGCAGTTTCTCCCCGACACgtccagccagcagctgctcagccagcaGCCCGCATCTTGCACTTGTCGTGCCGCTTTGTGGCAGCGCTTaccaaaccccccccccaaaaaaaaaaaacaaaacaaaataacgataacaataattaaaaaccCTAAAACCAGAGGAGGAAGCGGCTGTCTACCACACGGCGTAGTGCCCCGCTTtacagctgcagccagcagcggCGGCGCTGCCGGAGCGAGCCCTGTTGCTCGGCGGAGGCGCCGCCCGCCGGCTCTGCgcgccgccggggccggggccggggccggggccgcttTATGGCGCCGCTGCCGGCTCCGCGCCGCCCCCTGGCGGCCGCCGCCCCGCACTGCGCGCCCCCGGCCCGGTCCGGCCCGGCTCGTTCCCCGCCCCGGCTGTGTGGGAGCTGTTCATTAGCCACAGGCGGGTGCCGCTGCTCAGTCATGCAGACGCTGGCTAGCGGAGCTTGGTGCTCAAAGCCACGCCACAAGCCCtggcttctgttttgttttgttttgtttggtttgttttcttttctgtgtgtttttttgttgttgttttttaaaggaaaaaaaagacattgtcAAGGTGGTTCCGAAGTGGGAAAACGAAGTGCAAATCGCATCTTCCAGAAAGATCAAACAGCTGGCCCTACCTCTGTCCTGCTGATTCGTTCACCACAAGCCCTCAGATGGCACAGGCACACGAGAAAGGTAcccccacagctcctgcccagcGCTCCCCTGCTCACATGCAGCGTGTAAGGTCTTGCACACAAAGCCAATTTAACTCTTACCCCTAATTCTGTATCTGCACCAAGAAGTAGGTCCTAGCTCATGAATAGGATACCATCATGTATTTGGTAGGGGAGACCTAAAATCACAGAGGTTTAGCACCCCTGACAAGATGTCAAatcttttctccctctgcctgTACCACAAGCTGTTCCTTCCCCGTCTAGAAAACCCAAACAGTGACCGGTTCCACCTTCTGTGAGCGAGCACCACAAAAATGCAGCTTGGCCATATTTGATGGTACAGCTACAATTCTACCATCTCGATGAAGAGTAAGCGTAGGCACGCCTTCTTAAtgtagaaaagcaaaagaaagatgGGATCGTAACAGGGACAAACCAAGAGCGGTGCTCACTCCAGACACTTGCCTCAAGGTGCTCGCACCTGGTCAGGCATTTTTTCATTGCATAGGTCCACACCTTTCCCACAGTCCAGAAAAACCTAGAGAGCCTGGTGACTATTCCTCTTCAGATCCCGCATGGTACAACCCAAATTATCCACAATACCTCTGTCTCTACTGCCTACAGCAGTTAGTGCTCAAACTCTTCATTCCCTTCATTTCAGTAGGCTGACTTATGACTATAAAAGGGAGATCTAAGGATCAACCAAATAAACATCAAGTTCATAATTGTCAGGTCAAAAACACTTAAATGCTTAAAAGGCAGCTATATCTAACCAATTTTTCAAAAATCCCAATTCTTCAAATTCTGTAATCAATATACAGCAAAAGACACCAGGTATTCTAAACTCATCCCACATTCCATTAAAATAGAAACTGGCATCATCACAGGAACAGTTCAAATTCCGGTGCTCCTTGATGCAATTTGAAAACACCCTACTAATTCACTTCTGATACCAACATACAGATTATTCAGCAACCTGGCACAAGAGTACACCAAAGACAGAGATGAAGCACCTAACATGATTTAGTCACAAGGAAATGTTCAATGCcataaaaataggaaagataCCATAGGTATAAgtttttacaattaaaaacacCTAGAGATCCCTCCTACTTCAGTAAAATCTAATTCTAGAGGCAAAAAATTTGGCAGAATTCAATAACTTCATTCTCTCTGAAGTACTGTATTGCTTTCTATCAGCAAGACCTGAACATatgtttttttattcctttttgaTGTACTTCTAGAGACTGGACCAAAGAAAACACTCACCTATCTTTTACCTTTGTTGCAGTTTCAGatgcatttcagaaacattcCTCAGGGCTCAATTCTAAGGCAGGTTCTCTTCAAATTTTATTAATGATATGGATGCAAGTATTGAATGCATCCGTAGCAAGTTTGCTGACAGTACTGAACTAGGGAGTACTTGTTGACTCGGGGGGGACAAGAGGCCTTGCAGTGGGATTTAGATAGGTTGGAGCACTGGGCAATCAGCAACAGCATGAAGTTCACCAAAGGAAATACTGGGTGCTGCCCCTGGGCACAGACTGGGAGCTGAGcggctggagagcagccctgcagaaagggtgctgggggtgctggtgccagcaggctcagcaggagccagcagcgtgccctggctGCCAGGAAGGCAAACTGCACTTTGGGGTGCATTAAGCACAGCATAGCCAGATGGTTAAAAGAGGTGATCCTCCTGCTATACTTAATGTTTGTGCAGCCTCACTTTCAATAtcgtgtgcagttctgggctccgcaatataaaaagggaaattgaaagcatccagaggaagGCAGCAAAATTGACACAAGAGGtggaaggcatgtcctgtggctgaggacacttgggttgtccattctggagaagaggaaatgcCAGAGGTGACCTCAGTGCTCTCTGCAACTCCCTGAGGACgggaagcagagaggaaggtGCCCTGGTAACCTCTCTGGTAACCAGTGACAAGATGCACAGGAAAGGCACAAAGTTGCACTGGGGGATGTTCAGATTGGACATTAgtaaaaaattctttactcttAGAGTGATCAAAACCTTGAATAGGCTTCCTAGTGAGGTGGTTGATGCTCCATACTggtcagtgttcaagaggcatttggacaatgccctcaataaTATGCTTGAATTTTTGATTATCCCCGAAGGGGTCAGGCCATTGGACTACATggtctttgaaggtcccttctaGCTAAACTGTTCTATTCCGTTCTATTTTCTAGTCATTATCTCATACCACTGTTAAACTGAAAATTTCACTGGCTATCTCAGTATAGACACAAGTTGAAATAGATCAATCACTTTGGTATGccattttttaatcattactctccttttttttttttttttttaataactacaGTATATTCTTGagcaaagaggaataaaaagtGATATATGATGGGATACACACATAACAGATAATGTAAGAAGCAGAAGAGCTTTTTTGTACCTTTTTTAAAGTCCATTCTAATGTGCTAGAGATGACGTAACTACATGCAATTCAATCAAAATCACAAGTCTTATCAGATCcaatttttctttaacttaTTTAACAGCTAAAAACAAGCTTTGCGTATTTACAAATGAATACTGTGAGTCATTTCATTCAGCTTTATATTTTCATAGTattcaaagaattttttttttaaagatactaCATTATCTCTGCTCCTTTATATTCATAAGGGATACTATTATAGGTAGAACAAAGAGGGAATATGTACATGTCATTATCTCCAATAGTACTGTACTAAGAACATCATAGCATAGCAAAGGATCTGTAAGGTATGCTATTGTAcagatttgttctgttttacaaTGACGTGGAGGAGAAATATGCATCATTGTTGCTTATCTATGTATAcagtaccagaaaaaaaaaaataatagcattttTAGGCAAAGGAAAGATGAGATTCAAAAAGCCTAACTTAAGCTGCTATACCCAATATTAATTTATGCTATCACCCAATTGCTGCAATTCACACTGGCAGAGTCTGGCCTCAGTCCAACACTAATCTTCCTGCTGTAATCAAGAGTTCTGTGCAGAGAATAAGACTGCACTACAGCTCAGTACTTACAGCACTTCTAGACCATGAATTATTCTATTTCCATTTTAGCTTTCCCTTTTTACTCTTCTGCTCCTCCCTATGCTTGCTTCATTCTTATTTCTATTAGCCTCTCAAGGCACCTTGGCCAACTTCCCGTAAGATAAGAAACTCCCTTCAAATCAAGTAAAATGTTGCACTAGTGGGTActcaaagaaaatcaaatgaaagAACCATGGTTATTGCATCACTTCAAATGtgaggaaacattttttgttgttgttattgttgtgatttttgttgttgttgtttgcagTTGATTACAGTACTGGAGACTAATAGGTACCAAAGTAGCCATGAATTCCTGTCCCTGCAGCTAGGTTTTTCCTCCCAGTGTTTGTATTGCTTTAGGgagtttgtattttattcatatttcacTAACCATACCCAGTAAGACATATTTGTCAAAGAATCTGGCTCTAATACTGTTCTTTTGAATATGACTGTCACTACATAATAAGGTACTTATAAGAAAATGCAGCCTATCTGTAGTTAGTTCTTGTACACAACATACATGAATAGCGCATCTGTTTGTTACTTGTACTGCAACAGGCTAATCAGAAGAAGTTGACACTGCACATAACAGTAGGTCTTTTATATGTTCTTAGGTACGTATGCAAAACCACTGCTATTTACCACCGAGTTTAGGATGAATAGCAGTAAAAACACTGATGATGTTTACATTTCAAGAATAATTTCTTGCATCAGAGTATGGAACTATTTAGAAACTATACTAAAAATACCATGCATGGTTTATTTTTGGATTTGAATATTTCTCAGTTCATTCTGGGCAGACAGGGACTCATATCAAGGAGATTTTTCAAATcaacaataggaaaaaaaaaaaaaaaaaaaaggaaagaaagaaataaaaacgcAGAAAAAGCATCTAAATAAGGAACTGCTTGAGAACGGAGAGACCAGCCACATCACTGTCAATGCTAACATCCCCCCTTCCAGTGTAACAAGGGTAGttcccctgccttttttttttttccccaacaaagTATCTAGAGTACAAGAATTTTGGAGCAGGCAACTCCCCTTCTTACAGATATGCCAAGCAGTAGTGAGCAGTATGGATCTCAAGTTTGGATACTGTTACTGTAATTATCTCATGAGGGAAATCAATTAAACTCACAGAATTACTTAAATGACCATCTCATTTCAAATCCTGGAAGaatgcattactttttttttttaacctatctTTTTTTAACCAGCCTTgcacatcagaaaaaaacataagcaATTTTAACTAGGAGAATTACACTGATAAAAATGAGAAACTATTCAACCTTATTCCTAAGAACTTCAAGATCAGATTCATGTGGGAGCTAGTAGCCTAGCCTAGAAGTTTTATATGCCCTGTGTACAGATACACAAGTGAAAGATCATCAAACAAACTGTTCccaaataaattctttaaacTTGTTTATTCCAGATACATTGTTGTCTGATCTCACCTATGTATTAAGCACAAagttaacacagaaaaaaacattcccaGCTTGATCAAACAGGCAGAATTAACTGACCTTGGCAGGGTACAACAATGGTTATTGCCATACAAagttggagaaaaataatatctCAAGATTTCCATCAAGGTAACTATTCTTGTGGATAATTTTGAACCAGCAAACAGTGCAGAAGGATTCTAATGacagactttattttgttttattttggtgtaagataaatgtatattttttttgttgttgtcagtattatttttactaAGGAAGACCTTACTAGAATGGAAATGTCCTTTCTAGAAGGCTGCAACCGAGAAGGAAATTGATCTGGGTGGGAATCTGGGACTAGCAAGAAATCAAGAAAGTAAAATACGTATCATGAGAGCAATATTAAAATTGTTTATAATACTGTGGTATATGTATATAAGTACTATAAATACTTTGGGAATGACCCCTTTGAAAGACACCTGCATTTCAGGacattaaatttacatttacaaTAACATTTAGGGAGCACCAAGGTACAATTAAGATAATAAACTTATATACTCTCTACATCAGATCTAACCTGTTGAATGGATCATCTGTcttcttgtcttttcttcagAGCAAACAGGAAATATTGTTTTGGAAATTACATGCCGTCGTACCAGTGTTTTTCCTCATGTTCAGGCAAAGCTGTCACAATTAAGTGAGGGAAGGAACTGCAGCCAGAAGCAACTTTTCTCCTTGTATGTATCAGGGTAGGTaaagctgtgaaataaaattgtttcagtCTCATTAGTACAGCCCAACACAGATGTCCCAGAAGTGACACCTTATCATTGCAGTCCAAATAAATAGGCTGCATATACACATCAGATATGATCTGCGCAGAGCTGATCTTAATTTGTACCCATGGAATAGAGTAACTCCTGAGAAATCTTAGGTAGTCAGCTCATTCCTATCCTATTCTTATCTCAGGACAGTAAAAAACTCTCTATTAAACCCTAAACTTTGAGCAATCTTTTGTTATTCATCTACAGTTTACTATAACAAATTTCCTCATACGTGCGTATAAACATGTTAACACTTATCATATTATTATTAGGTGTCTCTGGGCATTGATTAACTATTGTTGAATACAAATAGAGAAAGGAGTTTTTATACAAAGACCAAAGACTAAACCAGTTGTACTTTATGAACACAATTATATTTCATGCAATCCTGAAAACTGAATTAAGCTtagctctttttaaaaattgccacGTTACCTGTGTCAAAGTTATGTGTCAGAAATCA
This region includes:
- the KCNA4 gene encoding potassium voltage-gated channel subfamily A member 4, giving the protein MEVAMVSADSSGCNSHMPYGYAVQARARERERLAQSRAAAAAAVAAATAAVEAGATGGGGPYHHYHQEQSRGASSSHGGNASRSSLPNRQSGKRWKKGKKRSHHLGSRECGASFPCSELLPLSGSEERILKDLSEEEEEDEDEDEDDEEEGKLYYGADYGEDEFSYSDQPPDDGGGPGGYSSVRYSEYECCERVVINVSGLRFETQLKTLAQFPETLLGDPAKRGRYFDPLRNEYFFDRNRPSFDAILYYYQSGGRLKRPVNVPFDIFSEEVKFYQLGEEAMLKFREDEGFVKEEEDKALPENEFKRQVWLLFEYPESSSPARGIAIVSVLVILISIVIFCLETLPEFRDDKEFVMSLSLGKGLSNESLHLDAGEHTIFNDPFFIVETVCIIWFSFEFTVRCFACPSKAHFFKNIMNIIDIVSILPYFITLGTDLAQEQGSNGQQAMSFAILRIIRLVRVFRIFKLSRHSKGLQILGHTLRASMRELGLLIFFLFIGVILFSSAVYFAEADEPATHFQSIPDAFWWAVVTMTTVGYGDMKPITVGGKIVGSLCAIAGVLTIALPVPVIVSNFNYFYHRETENEEQTQLMQNAVSCPYLPTNLLKKFRSASSSSTEDKSEYLEMEEGVKESLCVKEKKSQDTGNSSESEKKNCVNSNSVETDV